Proteins co-encoded in one Hypanus sabinus isolate sHypSab1 chromosome 6, sHypSab1.hap1, whole genome shotgun sequence genomic window:
- the LOC132396201 gene encoding uncharacterized protein LOC132396201 — protein MLFIDFSSTFNTIIPQKLIGKLSLLGLNTSLCNWILDFLTGRPQSVQIGSSISNTITLSMGAPQGCVLSLLLFTLLTHDCASTHSSNHIIKFTDDTTVVGLISKNDESAYREGLQRLTDLCRAYNLSLNVNKTKEMVVDFRRARSDHFPLNIDSSSVRIVKSTKFLAVHLAENLTWSFNTSFIAKKAQQRLYFLRRLRKVHFPTPILITFYRGCIESILSSCITTWFGNYTTSDCKTMQWIVKSAEKIIRVSLPAIIDIYITCCIRKANSIMKDPTHPLYKLFSLLPSGKRHRSIWALTTRLCNSIFPQAIRLLNSQSLD, from the coding sequence atgctgttcatagacttcagttcaacattcaacacaatcatccctcagaaactgattggaaagctgagcctactgggcctgaacacctccctctgcaactggatcctagacttcctgactgggagacctcagtcagtccagatcggaagcagcatctccaacaccatcacactgagcatgggggccccccagggctgtgtgctcagtctactgctgttcactctgctgacccacgactgtgcttcaacacacagctcaaatcacatcatcaagttcaccgatgacacaaccgtggtgggtctcatcagcaagaatgacgagtcagcttacagagaggggttgcagcggctaacggacttgTGCAGAGCctacaacctgtctctgaacgtgaacaaaacaaaagagatggttgttgacttcaggagggcacggagcgaccacttccCACtaaacatcgacagctcctcggtaaggatcgttaagagcaccaaatttcttgctgttcacctggcagagaatctcacctggtccttcaacaccagcttcatagcaaagaaagcccagcagcgtctctactttctgcgaaggctgaggaaagtccattttccaacccccatcctcatcacattctacaggggttgtattgagagcatcctgagcagctgcatcactacctggttcggaaattacaccacctcagattgcaagaccatgcagtggatagtgaagtcagctgagaagatcatcagggtctctcttcccgccatcatagacatttacattacatgctgcatccgcaaagcaaacagcattatgaaggaccccacgcaccccttatacaaactcttctccctcctgccatctgggaaaaggcaccgaagcatttgggctctcacaaccagactatgtaacagtattttcccccaagctatcagactcctcaattcccagagcctggactga
- the LOC132395138 gene encoding uncharacterized protein LOC132395138 — protein sequence MEIKKSNIAEPASKRSAASGSPTRPRASEAAAGPHSGEVANIFEILKEIMEVQKDIKQQLHDIKAELASVNQKIVVTETQIEKVEDRVQNVEWILSKTIKIIHHQEGKPFDLEGRSQRKNIRIYNVPEGAEGSSMTEFVEKLLQDALDLPSVVELEVERAHHAFVPKPTQDRKPRSIINKFLWYSTKTQILQRAWGRGCTRRWKRRLQT from the exons atggaaattaaaaaaagcaaCATTGCAGAGCCTGCATccaagaggagtgcagcgagcggctctccgacccgaccgcgtgcaagcgaggcggctgctgggcctcattcaggcgaagTGGCGAATAtctttgaaatcctgaaagaaataatggaggtccagaaagatataaagcagcagctccatgatattaaggcagagctcgccagcgttaatcaaaaaatagtggtgacagagactcaaattgagaaggtggaagatcgcgttcaaaatgttgaatggatactgagcaagacaataaaaataatacatcaccaagaaggtaaaccgtttgacctggagggaagatcacagcggaaaaatatcagaatctacaacgttcctgaaggagcagagggctcgtctatgaccgAGTTTGTCGAAAAGTTACTGCAGGACGCACTGGATCTTCCCTCGGTTGTGGAGCTGGAAGTCGAGAGAGCCCACCATGCATTCGTtccgaaacctacccaggatagaaagccacgttcaataataaataaattcttGTGGTACAGCACCAAGACGCAGATTCTACAAagagcctggg gacgcggttgtaccagacggtggaagaggcgactacagacatga